A genomic segment from Thermus sp. LT1-2-5 encodes:
- a CDS encoding 2-phosphosulfolactate phosphatase, with amino-acid sequence MCRVDLCLRPAPGPLILVEVLPAGSVLTRLLALGARGVWVAPGPKVARLLAENLGKDALLLGEVEGFPPEGFHGRLSLLDLEKTEVKGKEAVLVAPSLNGSLLPGEEEVYLAGFRNAKAILELASTLQNPTLRPSGAPEPLLSAVVALGFLQKRLYPEAKSLATLLLKAFPDPQEALFQSQEGQALHKEGRTEELAWASLIGVDPVVPRLTEVRFFPKEAYGLTQDRYAQRYAAWNG; translated from the coding sequence GTGTGCCGGGTTGACCTGTGCCTGAGGCCGGCCCCTGGCCCCTTGATCCTGGTGGAGGTCCTGCCCGCGGGTAGCGTCCTCACCCGCCTCCTGGCCCTGGGGGCCAGGGGGGTTTGGGTGGCCCCGGGGCCCAAGGTGGCCCGCCTCCTGGCGGAAAACCTGGGGAAAGACGCCCTTCTCCTGGGCGAGGTGGAGGGCTTTCCCCCCGAGGGGTTCCACGGGCGGCTTTCCCTCTTAGACCTGGAGAAGACGGAGGTGAAGGGGAAGGAGGCCGTCTTGGTGGCCCCCTCCCTCAACGGAAGCCTCCTGCCGGGGGAGGAGGAGGTGTACCTGGCGGGCTTCCGCAACGCCAAGGCCATCCTGGAGCTGGCTAGCACCCTCCAGAACCCCACCTTGCGCCCCTCCGGGGCCCCTGAGCCCCTCCTCTCCGCGGTGGTGGCCCTGGGCTTTTTGCAAAAGCGCCTCTATCCCGAGGCGAAAAGCCTCGCCACCCTCCTCCTCAAGGCCTTCCCTGACCCCCAAGAGGCCCTCTTCCAAAGCCAGGAGGGGCAGGCCCTTCACAAGGAGGGGCGCACGGAGGAGCTGGCCTGGGCGAGCCTCATCGGGGTGGACCCGGTGGTGCCCCGCCTTACCGAGGTCCGCTTCTTCCCCAAGGAGGCCTACGGCCTCACCCAGGACCGCTACGCCCAGAGGTACGCGGCATGGAACGGCTAA
- a CDS encoding WecB/TagA/CpsF family glycosyltransferase, whose amino-acid sequence MERLTLLGLPLDPVDMEEALRRIGGFLEGSRTCQVVTLNPEMAVRAQEDRALREAVLQAELVTPDGVGILWAARRLLGVRLPERVTGVDLTLALFRRYPGLRVYLLGGRPGVAERAAQEAERLGAKMVGFHHGYFREEAPIVEAIQKAAPDLLLVGMGERQETFIHRHKPHLGAKVAMGVGGTLDVLAGEARRPPLWAQRLGLEWLLRVGLDPKRWRRAPRLLRFAYMVLKEGR is encoded by the coding sequence ATGGAACGGCTAACCCTATTGGGCCTTCCCCTGGACCCGGTGGACATGGAAGAGGCCCTGAGGCGCATCGGGGGCTTCCTGGAAGGGAGCCGAACCTGCCAGGTGGTGACCCTGAACCCCGAGATGGCCGTGCGGGCCCAGGAGGACCGGGCCCTTAGGGAGGCGGTCCTTCAGGCCGAACTGGTCACCCCAGACGGGGTGGGCATCCTCTGGGCGGCGCGGCGGCTTCTAGGGGTGCGCCTCCCCGAGCGGGTCACGGGGGTAGACCTCACCTTGGCCCTCTTCCGCCGCTACCCGGGCCTCAGGGTCTACCTCCTGGGCGGAAGGCCCGGGGTGGCGGAGCGGGCGGCGCAGGAAGCGGAGCGGCTGGGGGCAAAGATGGTGGGCTTCCACCACGGTTATTTCCGGGAAGAGGCCCCTATTGTCGAAGCCATTCAAAAGGCTGCCCCCGACCTCCTCCTGGTGGGCATGGGGGAAAGGCAGGAAACCTTCATCCACCGCCACAAGCCCCACCTGGGGGCCAAGGTGGCCATGGGGGTGGGGGGCACCCTGGACGTCCTGGCGGGGGAGGCGAGGCGCCCCCCCCTCTGGGCGCAACGCCTGGGCCTGGAGTGGCTTCTGCGCGTGGGGCTGGACCCCAAGCGCTGGCGGCGGGCCCCCCGGCTTCTCCGCTTCGCTTACATGGTCCTCAAGGAGGGGCGTTAG
- a CDS encoding tetratricopeptide repeat protein — MRRILASFLLLGLALAQGLVLPFEGPRGYTLAQAFAQGLNAPPPTLLALLLPDLPWRGSYELAGGLYTRAGARFALAATGADWVLLGREEAQGLRLLLATPQGAQEGLFRTPELAWLWLQGQGLAPRFRPLPKPSLSEERLRALAEGQDPDPLHQSALDLKEGRGSGLLEGLLPKQLLLLWQGTLPPAYQAFRLLAEGKREEALKRAEALAQGDILERTAAHLLFRALEDPRWKETARGLAQAFPELPLAWEEVSFAAFAEGKGEEAKEALLQALRLQPDSWLYWTNLGWAYYLAGNLPRAILASEKALRLNPNATALYNLGLFRAIYGDYLGAKAAYDRALRLDKGEDFPEALKDLEARLEPLALYFRAYLAERAGLEAKTLYQAFLAQHPKHPLGPAARRALARLGEGGVRLEVLRLALIPGDVDARPFRAGEAVFPDVRLTGNPYLTRDALETRLYRDGALLQEEKKPLGFPPLTTALVEHAPAITLPAPGRYTLEVRYGEATLLLPLEAGPPSLARRLYALGLEVRDLSGQGLLTPKEALGEEGERLLLERTLQALKEAAPLATSSRLTAPLSQGPYAGKSVQEVLKEPGLEGVRAFFEAVLENPQLLAENDVVNAFVNWLLDQERAP, encoded by the coding sequence ATGCGGCGGATTTTGGCCTCCTTCCTTCTCTTAGGGCTCGCCCTGGCCCAAGGGCTCGTCCTCCCCTTTGAGGGGCCCAGGGGCTACACCCTGGCCCAGGCCTTCGCCCAGGGCCTGAACGCCCCTCCCCCCACCCTCCTCGCCCTCCTCCTCCCCGACCTCCCCTGGCGGGGAAGTTACGAGCTTGCCGGGGGGCTTTACACCCGGGCTGGGGCCCGATTCGCCCTCGCCGCCACGGGGGCAGACTGGGTGCTCCTGGGGCGGGAGGAGGCGCAGGGCTTAAGGCTCCTCCTCGCCACCCCCCAGGGGGCCCAGGAGGGGCTTTTCCGCACCCCCGAGCTGGCCTGGCTCTGGCTCCAGGGCCAGGGCCTCGCCCCCCGGTTCCGCCCCTTGCCCAAGCCTTCCCTTTCCGAGGAACGCCTGCGGGCCCTGGCGGAAGGCCAGGACCCCGACCCCCTGCACCAGTCCGCCCTGGACCTTAAGGAGGGACGGGGAAGCGGCCTTTTGGAAGGCCTCCTTCCCAAGCAGCTCCTCCTCCTCTGGCAGGGCACCCTCCCTCCCGCCTACCAGGCCTTCCGCCTCCTGGCGGAGGGGAAGCGGGAGGAAGCCCTTAAGCGGGCGGAGGCCTTAGCCCAGGGGGACATCCTGGAAAGGACCGCGGCCCACCTCCTCTTCCGGGCCCTGGAGGACCCGCGCTGGAAGGAAACGGCTCGAGGCCTGGCCCAGGCCTTCCCCGAGCTTCCCCTGGCCTGGGAGGAGGTAAGCTTCGCCGCCTTTGCCGAGGGGAAGGGGGAGGAGGCCAAGGAGGCCCTCCTCCAGGCCCTGAGGCTCCAGCCCGACTCCTGGCTCTACTGGACCAACCTGGGCTGGGCCTACTACCTCGCCGGGAACCTCCCCCGGGCCATCCTGGCCTCGGAAAAGGCCCTTCGGCTCAACCCCAACGCCACCGCCCTCTACAACCTGGGGCTTTTTAGGGCCATCTACGGGGACTATTTGGGGGCCAAGGCCGCCTACGACCGGGCCCTAAGGCTGGACAAAGGGGAGGACTTCCCCGAGGCCCTAAAGGACCTCGAGGCCCGCCTCGAGCCCCTTGCCCTCTACTTCCGCGCCTACCTGGCGGAGCGGGCGGGGCTCGAGGCCAAAACCCTCTACCAGGCCTTCCTCGCCCAACACCCCAAGCACCCGCTAGGCCCCGCCGCCCGGCGGGCCCTGGCCCGGCTTGGGGAAGGGGGGGTGCGGCTGGAGGTCTTGCGGCTTGCCCTCATTCCCGGGGACGTGGACGCCCGCCCCTTCCGGGCGGGGGAGGCGGTCTTCCCCGATGTGCGCCTTACGGGAAACCCCTACCTCACGCGGGACGCCCTGGAAACCCGCCTCTACCGGGATGGCGCCCTCCTCCAGGAGGAGAAAAAGCCCTTGGGCTTTCCACCCCTCACCACCGCCTTGGTGGAACACGCCCCCGCCATTACCCTCCCCGCCCCCGGGCGGTACACCCTCGAGGTCCGCTACGGGGAGGCCACCCTCCTCCTGCCCCTAGAAGCGGGGCCTCCCAGCCTCGCCCGCCGGCTCTACGCCCTGGGCCTGGAGGTGCGGGACCTTTCCGGCCAAGGCCTCCTCACCCCCAAGGAAGCCCTAGGGGAGGAGGGGGAAAGGCTCCTGTTGGAAAGGACGCTCCAGGCGCTGAAGGAGGCTGCCCCCCTCGCCACCTCAAGCCGCCTTACCGCTCCGCTTTCGCAGGGTCCCTACGCGGGGAAGAGCGTGCAGGAGGTGCTGAAGGAGCCGGGCCTCGAGGGGGTGCGGGCTTTCTTCGAAGCGGTCTTGGAAAATCCCCAACTCCTTGCGGAAAACGACGTGGTAAACGCCTTTGTGAACTGGCTCCTTGATCAAGAAAGGGCCCCGTGA